A portion of the Brevundimonas pondensis genome contains these proteins:
- the trbB gene encoding P-type conjugative transfer ATPase TrbB produces the protein MTSEPAATGERRLEALRHALGEPILAALADPLVVEVMANPDGRLILDRAGEGRVDTGVRLAAEDRERAIRLVADFGGETTGRAQPRLSGVLPGGGERFQAVLPPVSSAPAFSIRKRPAVIWTLDDYVRDGVMSAAQAQALRAAATGRQNILISGGTGSGKTTLANAILAEPAFAGDRVFLIEDTAELQCAAWDLVAVLTRRSPAAIGVADLVRDALRMRPDRIVIGEMRDGAAALETLKSWNTGHPGGLSTLHANSAEDVLRRLEDLIGEVAVRMPRRLIGQSVDRIVHISRTKTGRRVTGVLGVHGEDDGAYCIDRLA, from the coding sequence GTGACGTCTGAGCCGGCGGCGACCGGCGAGCGTCGACTTGAGGCGCTCCGGCATGCGCTCGGCGAACCCATTCTGGCGGCGCTCGCGGATCCCCTTGTGGTCGAGGTGATGGCCAATCCCGACGGGCGTCTGATCCTGGACCGGGCGGGAGAAGGACGCGTCGATACGGGGGTGAGGCTGGCGGCGGAGGACCGCGAGCGCGCCATCCGCCTCGTCGCCGATTTCGGGGGCGAGACGACAGGGCGGGCCCAGCCGAGGCTGTCAGGCGTACTTCCCGGCGGTGGAGAGCGATTCCAGGCCGTCCTGCCGCCGGTGTCGTCCGCGCCCGCCTTCTCGATCCGGAAACGTCCAGCAGTGATCTGGACGCTCGACGACTATGTGCGCGACGGGGTCATGAGCGCCGCCCAGGCGCAGGCGCTCCGCGCCGCCGCGACGGGGCGACAGAACATCCTGATCTCGGGCGGTACCGGGTCCGGCAAGACCACCCTGGCCAACGCCATCCTGGCGGAGCCGGCCTTTGCCGGAGACCGCGTCTTCCTGATCGAGGATACCGCCGAACTGCAGTGCGCCGCCTGGGACCTGGTCGCCGTGCTGACGCGCCGGTCTCCGGCGGCGATCGGCGTGGCGGATCTGGTGAGGGACGCCCTGCGCATGCGACCCGACCGCATCGTCATAGGCGAGATGCGCGACGGGGCGGCCGCGCTGGAAACCCTCAAGAGCTGGAACACCGGCCACCCGGGCGGGCTGTCCACCCTGCACGCCAATTCCGCCGAGGACGTTCTGCGCCGGCTTGAGGACCTGATCGGCGAGGTGGCTGTGCGCATGCCCCGGCGCCTCATCGGCCAGTCTGTCGATCGCATCGTCCATATCAGCCGGACGAAGACGGGGCGGCGGGTGACCGGCGTGCTCGGGGTCCATGGCGAGGACGACGGCGCCTATTGCATCGACCGTCTGGCCTGA
- a CDS encoding TrbC/VirB2 family protein yields the protein MSGLLSRRLGGAAMTCALMAAGPALAGGSGMPWEGPLQQVVQSITGPVVQAVAVVAVVIFGVAVAMSESGSNLRRGLGIMFGLCIAFAASTFFLDFFGFAGGVEVA from the coding sequence ATGAGCGGACTTCTTTCACGTCGCCTCGGCGGCGCTGCGATGACCTGCGCCCTGATGGCGGCCGGACCGGCCCTCGCGGGTGGATCGGGCATGCCCTGGGAGGGGCCGCTGCAGCAGGTGGTGCAGTCCATCACCGGGCCCGTCGTCCAGGCGGTCGCCGTGGTGGCGGTGGTGATCTTCGGCGTCGCCGTGGCCATGAGCGAAAGCGGGTCGAACCTGAGGCGCGGCCTGGGCATCATGTTCGGCCTCTGCATCGCCTTCGCCGCCTCGACCTTCTTCCTCGACTTCTTCGGCTTCGCCGGCGGCGTGGAGGTCGCGTGA
- a CDS encoding VirB3 family type IV secretion system protein — translation MAGASDHPEGWTLPVAQALATPVLMAGMPREYAIAMGTIALVLGLALRIWWLGLLWWACAHAVGLWAARSDARFFDVLRRHLALPGHLDA, via the coding sequence ATGGCGGGTGCAAGCGATCATCCCGAGGGCTGGACCCTGCCGGTGGCCCAGGCCCTGGCCACGCCGGTGCTGATGGCCGGCATGCCGCGGGAATACGCCATCGCCATGGGCACCATCGCCCTCGTCTTGGGCCTGGCGCTTCGCATCTGGTGGCTGGGTCTGCTGTGGTGGGCCTGCGCCCATGCGGTCGGCCTCTGGGCCGCGCGGTCGGACGCCCGCTTCTTCGATGTCCTGCGGCGGCATCTGGCGCTGCCCGGCCACCTGGACGCCTGA
- the trbE gene encoding conjugal transfer protein TrbE, which translates to MRFLDEHRRRPASLADHLPWAALVAPGVALNKDGSFMTAFRFRGPDLESSTEEELMAVRARLNNALRRLGTGWCLHVEARRRPAAPYPESDFDIDAAWLVDAERRRRFEEADPAFETDYRLALTWLPPADDSRRMERWMFDGLSAGATDWRQALERFRREAGATFDLLSDALPEIFWLDDAELLTWLHDTVSTRSMTVEPPNPPMFLDAWLADTAMTGGATPRLGDHWLKVVSVRGLPAATRPGLLDALGALPFAYRWTARWIALDKAAAELEIVKLRKRWFAKRKGVGVLLREAVTKEETPLLDTDSVSKTEECDGALAALGADACAFGYLTLTVTVLDASPSGAAAKARAIEGVLNAQGLIARVEDLNAVEAWLGSLPGEPYADVRRPLVSTLNLADLLPVSAVWAGPAGDGALDGPPLATARTTGSTPFRLVLHVGDVGHAMVVGPTGAGKSALLSFLALQWFRYPDARVVFFDKGRSARAATLAAGGCWRALEPGGAVALQPLAGIDDPGERAWAAEWLGEALRFAGVEPRPELREEIWSALNALAAAPRAQRTLTVFCALVQNRDVSTALEPLTLKGPHGSLLDGADSDLAPSRFDTFELETLMATPSVVGPALSALFHQLEAGFDGRPTLLVLDEAWLFLGEGAFAARIREWLKTLRKKRVCVVFATQSLDDVAASPIAATLIESCPTQVFLPNPRALEPASGDLYRAFGLTRRQLELIAFAPPKRAYYWRQPHGRRLFDLRLTGVALALCGAGSPEDQTLIDRVLARSGPERFAREFLKAKGVQHVDDVFDAFAPPLAAE; encoded by the coding sequence ATGCGCTTCCTCGACGAACATCGCCGGCGTCCGGCCAGTCTGGCCGATCACCTGCCCTGGGCCGCCCTGGTCGCGCCCGGCGTGGCGCTGAACAAGGACGGCTCCTTCATGACGGCCTTCCGCTTTCGCGGTCCGGACCTGGAGTCCTCGACCGAGGAGGAGTTGATGGCGGTGCGCGCCCGGCTCAACAACGCCCTGCGCCGACTGGGCACAGGCTGGTGCCTGCATGTCGAGGCGCGCCGACGACCGGCGGCGCCCTATCCGGAGAGCGATTTCGACATCGACGCGGCCTGGCTGGTCGACGCCGAACGCCGCCGGCGGTTCGAGGAGGCCGATCCGGCCTTCGAGACCGACTATCGTCTGGCCCTGACCTGGCTGCCCCCGGCCGACGACAGCCGCCGCATGGAGCGCTGGATGTTCGACGGACTCTCAGCCGGAGCGACCGACTGGCGCCAGGCCCTCGAGCGATTCCGGCGCGAGGCGGGGGCGACCTTCGACCTCCTGTCCGACGCCCTGCCTGAAATCTTCTGGCTCGATGACGCAGAGCTGCTGACCTGGCTCCATGACACGGTTTCAACCCGGTCGATGACGGTCGAGCCGCCCAATCCGCCCATGTTCCTCGACGCCTGGCTGGCCGACACGGCGATGACGGGCGGCGCGACGCCCCGCCTGGGGGACCACTGGCTCAAGGTGGTGTCCGTGCGCGGCCTGCCCGCCGCCACCCGGCCCGGCTTGCTGGACGCGCTGGGCGCCCTGCCGTTCGCCTATCGCTGGACGGCGCGCTGGATCGCCCTCGACAAGGCCGCGGCCGAGCTCGAGATCGTCAAGCTGCGCAAGCGATGGTTCGCCAAACGCAAGGGCGTCGGCGTCCTGCTCCGCGAGGCGGTCACCAAGGAGGAGACGCCGCTTCTCGATACGGACTCCGTGTCCAAGACGGAGGAGTGCGACGGCGCCCTGGCGGCGCTCGGCGCGGACGCCTGCGCCTTCGGCTACCTGACCCTGACCGTGACCGTGCTCGACGCCAGCCCGTCCGGAGCGGCGGCCAAGGCGCGGGCGATCGAGGGCGTGCTCAACGCCCAGGGGCTCATCGCCCGGGTCGAGGACCTGAACGCCGTGGAGGCCTGGCTTGGATCCCTGCCGGGCGAGCCCTACGCCGACGTGCGGCGGCCCCTGGTCTCTACGCTCAACCTCGCCGACCTCCTGCCGGTCTCGGCCGTCTGGGCCGGGCCGGCGGGCGACGGCGCCCTGGACGGCCCGCCTCTGGCCACGGCGCGCACGACCGGCTCCACGCCGTTCCGGCTGGTCCTTCATGTCGGCGACGTCGGTCACGCCATGGTCGTAGGGCCGACGGGCGCGGGCAAGAGCGCCCTCCTGTCCTTCCTGGCCCTGCAGTGGTTCCGCTATCCGGACGCCCGGGTGGTCTTCTTCGACAAGGGGCGGTCTGCGCGGGCGGCGACCCTGGCCGCAGGCGGGTGCTGGCGCGCCCTGGAGCCCGGCGGCGCTGTCGCCTTGCAGCCGCTGGCGGGGATCGACGACCCCGGCGAGCGGGCCTGGGCGGCGGAATGGCTCGGGGAGGCGTTGCGCTTTGCGGGCGTGGAGCCGCGTCCCGAACTGCGCGAGGAGATCTGGTCGGCGCTGAACGCCCTGGCGGCCGCGCCCCGCGCGCAGCGCACCCTGACGGTCTTCTGCGCCCTCGTGCAGAACCGCGACGTCTCGACGGCGCTTGAACCGCTGACGCTGAAAGGGCCGCATGGGAGCCTGCTGGACGGCGCCGACAGTGATCTGGCGCCCAGCCGCTTCGACACCTTCGAACTCGAGACCCTGATGGCCACGCCGTCAGTCGTCGGTCCGGCCCTGTCGGCCCTGTTTCATCAGCTCGAGGCCGGCTTCGACGGGCGGCCGACCCTGCTGGTCCTGGATGAGGCCTGGCTTTTCCTGGGGGAGGGCGCCTTCGCCGCCCGGATCCGGGAATGGCTGAAAACCCTGCGCAAGAAGCGGGTCTGCGTGGTCTTCGCCACCCAGAGCCTGGACGACGTCGCGGCCTCGCCGATCGCCGCGACCCTGATCGAGAGCTGCCCCACCCAGGTCTTCCTGCCCAATCCCCGGGCGCTGGAGCCGGCGTCCGGCGACCTCTACCGGGCCTTCGGCCTGACACGGCGCCAGCTCGAGCTCATCGCCTTCGCGCCGCCCAAGCGGGCCTACTACTGGCGCCAACCCCACGGCAGGCGGCTGTTCGATCTGCGCCTGACCGGGGTGGCCCTGGCCCTGTGCGGCGCCGGCTCGCCCGAAGACCAGACCCTGATCGACAGGGTCCTCGCCCGGAGCGGCCCCGAGCGGTTCGCCCGTGAATTCCTCAAAGCCAAGGGAGTGCAGCATGTCGACGATGTCTTCGACGCCTTCGCGCCGCCGCTTGCAGCGGAATAG
- a CDS encoding conjugal transfer protein TrbJ → MSTMSSTPSRRRLQRNRRLAATAAAILVVLGSGTASAQQVVFDPKNHLENALQTARQLESLANEARSLAASPYSHLAQNSRALQEMAALARSVEGLGATAAALEQQFQDLYAGDLDSADLQALIRQGEGRSDNARRTAFDLARHAAELERLGQGREGRLSGALSASQSAGGQTAAVQSSNQILAVLAEDLAAMRSIVLAQSRLLAEQAARQTADQTAGDAARRRAWAREAVVPPPAAFDPFSRARD, encoded by the coding sequence ATGTCGACGATGTCTTCGACGCCTTCGCGCCGCCGCTTGCAGCGGAATAGGCGCCTGGCCGCAACGGCCGCGGCGATTCTGGTCGTCCTGGGATCAGGGACGGCCAGCGCCCAGCAGGTGGTATTCGATCCGAAAAACCATCTGGAGAATGCGCTGCAGACGGCGCGCCAGCTGGAGAGCCTCGCCAATGAGGCCCGCAGTCTGGCGGCCTCGCCCTATAGCCACCTGGCGCAGAACAGCCGGGCCTTGCAGGAGATGGCGGCGCTGGCCCGGAGCGTGGAAGGCCTGGGGGCGACGGCGGCGGCCCTGGAACAACAGTTTCAGGACCTCTACGCGGGCGACCTCGACAGCGCCGACCTGCAGGCCTTGATCCGACAGGGCGAGGGCCGCAGCGACAACGCCCGACGCACGGCCTTCGATCTCGCGCGTCACGCCGCGGAACTGGAGCGGCTGGGGCAGGGGCGGGAGGGGCGACTCAGCGGCGCCCTGTCCGCCAGCCAGTCCGCCGGGGGACAGACGGCCGCCGTCCAGTCCTCGAACCAGATCCTCGCCGTTCTGGCTGAGGATCTGGCGGCCATGCGCTCGATCGTGTTGGCCCAGTCCCGGCTGCTGGCCGAACAGGCCGCCCGTCAGACGGCGGACCAGACGGCCGGCGACGCCGCGCGGCGTCGGGCCTGGGCGCGCGAGGCGGTCGTCCCTCCGCCGGCGGCCTTCGACCCCTTCTCCCGCGCAAGGGACTGA
- the trbL gene encoding P-type conjugative transfer protein TrbL has product MAVGMETPNELMTVFSNTVTAGFAALEGSVNNVFGLLIVLVVALTGIQWALSPQREILAAGFGKILLVGAFAWLINDWQALSETIYAGFIELGLTAGGGDLSREDFLNPGAILAQGWAIVKALGDTPAPVANPLDVVGNLTDALILGVAMIGIMLAFAVLALQIIVALLEFKIVTLGGFVLLPFGIWSRTAFLAERPLGYVVSSGLKVLALAIVVSGARTVFDQLQPSANPDIYEALSILVASILLAMLAIFIPSLASALVTGGPALGAGAAMAGGLAVGGAGLLAGAALAGAGAMAGGGAARLAGPSRAAAGAGSGGGRGPGGPGPSSTPGPSGGVPGAPGASRGPGGAGPSGRNAGARAGSATSGTRGGEGPSGGVAETDTAPSGSSGSRRARETETARRDFHRAVQNGERRAPRGASGRSRALQAFFVANAGRGLAPSSETSGVLTPNLRTEEP; this is encoded by the coding sequence ATGGCCGTCGGCATGGAGACCCCCAACGAATTGATGACCGTGTTCTCGAACACGGTCACGGCCGGGTTCGCCGCCCTGGAGGGCTCGGTCAACAACGTCTTCGGCCTGCTGATCGTCCTGGTCGTCGCCCTGACCGGCATCCAGTGGGCCCTGTCGCCGCAGCGCGAGATTCTCGCGGCCGGCTTCGGCAAGATCCTCCTGGTCGGGGCCTTCGCCTGGCTGATCAACGACTGGCAGGCCCTGTCCGAGACCATCTACGCCGGCTTCATCGAACTGGGCCTGACGGCCGGCGGGGGCGACTTGAGCCGCGAGGACTTTCTCAATCCCGGCGCCATCCTGGCCCAGGGCTGGGCCATCGTGAAGGCCCTGGGCGACACGCCGGCTCCGGTCGCCAATCCGCTCGACGTGGTCGGCAACCTGACCGACGCCCTGATCCTCGGTGTGGCCATGATCGGCATCATGCTGGCCTTCGCGGTCCTGGCCCTGCAGATCATCGTGGCCCTTCTCGAGTTCAAGATCGTCACCCTCGGCGGCTTCGTCCTCCTGCCCTTCGGCATCTGGAGCCGGACCGCCTTCCTGGCCGAGAGGCCGCTCGGCTATGTGGTGTCCTCGGGCCTCAAGGTCCTGGCACTCGCCATCGTCGTCTCCGGCGCCCGCACCGTCTTCGACCAGCTCCAGCCCTCGGCCAACCCCGACATCTACGAGGCCCTCAGCATCCTGGTGGCCTCCATCCTCCTGGCCATGCTGGCCATCTTCATTCCCAGCCTCGCCTCCGCCCTGGTGACCGGCGGTCCGGCTCTGGGCGCGGGCGCCGCCATGGCCGGCGGACTGGCGGTCGGCGGCGCAGGCTTGCTGGCCGGGGCGGCCCTCGCCGGCGCTGGCGCCATGGCCGGAGGCGGCGCAGCCCGTCTGGCGGGACCGTCGCGGGCAGCGGCCGGCGCGGGAAGCGGCGGCGGTCGAGGGCCGGGAGGGCCGGGTCCTTCATCCACGCCTGGTCCGTCCGGAGGCGTCCCGGGCGCCCCGGGCGCATCGCGTGGACCGGGCGGCGCCGGCCCGTCAGGCCGAAACGCCGGGGCGCGGGCGGGATCGGCGACATCCGGGACGCGAGGCGGGGAGGGGCCTTCCGGCGGCGTCGCCGAGACCGATACGGCGCCTTCGGGCTCGTCCGGATCGCGGCGCGCCCGTGAGACCGAGACGGCGCGGCGGGACTTCCACCGGGCCGTCCAGAACGGGGAGCGCCGCGCGCCGCGAGGGGCGAGCGGGCGGTCCCGGGCGCTCCAGGCCTTTTTCGTCGCCAACGCCGGTCGCGGCCTGGCGCCCTCCAGTGAAACCAGCGGCGTGCTTACCCCCAATCTCCGGACTGAGGAGCCCTGA
- the trbF gene encoding conjugal transfer protein TrbF produces the protein MHPFFRPRRALTSAPEATPYQRAGQVWDDRMGLSLAHARNWRRMAVANLALAVFLGAGWWVQADRAVVKPFVVEVSDWGETQRITAIGGRYEPNDAQVGHALAGWIRDVRSKSIDPIVLRQNWLRAYDLLTPKAASFLNAWAQTRDPFAEVGREAVNVEVLNVVRRSGRTFDLQWRETRFINGQSAGSERWRALITTGVQAPRNEAELMKNPLGLKIEDVSWTPDAS, from the coding sequence ATGCATCCCTTCTTCCGCCCGCGCCGGGCCTTGACCTCGGCGCCCGAGGCCACGCCCTACCAGAGGGCCGGCCAGGTCTGGGACGACCGCATGGGGCTGTCCCTGGCCCACGCCCGCAACTGGCGCAGGATGGCCGTCGCCAACCTCGCCCTGGCCGTCTTCCTCGGCGCCGGCTGGTGGGTCCAGGCCGACCGGGCCGTGGTCAAACCCTTTGTGGTGGAGGTGTCCGACTGGGGCGAGACCCAGAGGATCACGGCCATCGGCGGACGCTACGAGCCGAACGACGCCCAGGTCGGCCACGCCCTGGCCGGATGGATCCGCGACGTGCGCTCCAAGAGCATTGATCCCATCGTGCTTCGCCAGAACTGGCTGCGGGCCTACGACCTGCTGACGCCGAAGGCGGCGTCCTTCCTCAACGCCTGGGCCCAGACTCGCGACCCCTTCGCCGAGGTCGGGCGCGAGGCCGTCAACGTCGAGGTCCTCAACGTCGTGCGGCGATCGGGCCGGACTTTCGACCTGCAGTGGCGCGAGACCCGGTTCATCAACGGCCAGTCGGCCGGGAGCGAACGATGGCGGGCCCTGATCACCACCGGCGTCCAGGCCCCGCGCAATGAGGCGGAGCTGATGAAGAACCCTCTCGGATTGAAAATTGAGGACGTGTCATGGACCCCCGACGCTTCATGA
- the trbG gene encoding P-type conjugative transfer protein TrbG, whose amino-acid sequence MDPRRFMIPLGAGLLAAWSPLPDPVEPVAETARPYVEAAPGPTVRRGRRAIADANVEARAASRSDRFEGGIQVFAWSPGRVYEVWTSPLRVTTLTLAEGETLVAKAAGDTVRWQVGEASSGDGVGRRTHVLLKPLQRGLETNLILTTDRRVYLIALKSGAPEAFNPAIAWDTPPAVVASDPIEPAPMPEVGPVRPEGPLNARYAIEGRRIAWTPTAVFDDGRRTFIAFGPGLEAGEAPALFVIAPDGQAQYVNYRQSGGLFIADRLFDRAELRIGERRPQIVRIRRLGEARP is encoded by the coding sequence ATGGACCCCCGACGCTTCATGATCCCGCTCGGCGCGGGACTGCTCGCCGCCTGGTCGCCCCTGCCGGACCCGGTCGAACCTGTGGCGGAGACAGCGCGGCCCTATGTCGAGGCGGCGCCCGGGCCGACCGTGCGAAGAGGCCGACGCGCCATAGCCGACGCCAATGTCGAGGCGCGCGCGGCCTCGCGTTCCGACCGGTTCGAGGGCGGGATCCAGGTCTTCGCCTGGTCGCCCGGACGGGTCTACGAGGTCTGGACCTCGCCGCTGCGGGTCACCACCCTCACCCTGGCGGAAGGCGAGACCCTGGTCGCCAAGGCGGCCGGAGACACGGTCCGCTGGCAGGTGGGAGAGGCGAGTTCCGGCGATGGGGTTGGCCGGCGAACCCATGTCCTGCTGAAGCCGCTGCAGCGCGGGCTGGAGACCAATTTGATCCTGACGACCGACCGGCGCGTCTATCTGATCGCGCTGAAGAGCGGGGCGCCCGAGGCCTTCAATCCGGCGATCGCCTGGGACACGCCGCCGGCGGTCGTTGCGTCTGATCCGATCGAGCCTGCGCCCATGCCGGAAGTTGGACCGGTGAGACCCGAGGGGCCGCTGAACGCTCGCTACGCGATCGAGGGGCGAAGAATCGCCTGGACGCCGACGGCCGTGTTCGACGACGGACGCCGCACCTTCATCGCCTTCGGGCCGGGCCTGGAGGCCGGGGAGGCGCCGGCCCTGTTCGTCATCGCCCCGGACGGACAGGCCCAGTACGTGAATTACAGGCAGTCTGGCGGCCTCTTCATCGCGGACCGGCTGTTCGATCGCGCCGAACTGCGGATCGGGGAGCGCCGACCGCAGATCGTGCGAATTCGGCGTCTCGGGGAGGCGCGGCCATGA
- a CDS encoding TrbI/VirB10 family protein produces the protein MNDVQPPGVGQSAAAPKSPALELDGRAPRPAVVRLRSSMVKLVIGSAGLVLAGALTWAFVVQPELREASRARVAGGRDDDVRRAVRPAEQVTDQPATYDRLPPPRGEAAAEPVATHVRGRDRREPVAGGYNAPTQGRGAGPDARDLAVRSGLMFETAGADRPAPVAAALQPVSTRTGDLGRAPGSDVYNRHGLTAPISPFELKAGTLMPAVLLTGVDTSRPGPVIAAMTQNLYDTVAGRHLLAPQGSRLIGRHEGDSAYGDRRAFIVWERLILPNGKSLVLEAEPGVDARGAVGVQGRVDRRLGALVIGTLFAGAVTTLGQMARDEGVRGGGSFLGDAGDAAAIEGARVGGRLIDRELEVRPVVRVQAGERVQVMITRDLILEPYR, from the coding sequence ATGAACGATGTCCAGCCTCCCGGAGTCGGCCAGTCCGCAGCCGCTCCCAAGAGCCCGGCGCTGGAACTCGACGGCCGCGCGCCGCGTCCGGCCGTGGTCCGGCTGCGGTCGTCGATGGTGAAGCTGGTCATCGGGAGCGCCGGCCTGGTGCTCGCCGGGGCCCTGACCTGGGCCTTCGTGGTGCAGCCGGAGCTGCGCGAGGCGTCCCGCGCCCGCGTGGCGGGAGGCCGCGACGACGATGTCCGGCGCGCTGTGCGACCGGCCGAGCAGGTGACGGACCAGCCGGCCACATATGACCGTCTGCCGCCTCCGAGAGGTGAAGCAGCCGCCGAGCCGGTGGCGACCCATGTCCGTGGGCGCGATCGGAGGGAACCCGTAGCGGGCGGCTACAACGCGCCGACGCAGGGCCGGGGCGCTGGGCCCGATGCGCGGGACCTGGCCGTCCGCTCGGGCCTGATGTTCGAAACGGCCGGTGCGGATCGTCCTGCGCCCGTCGCCGCGGCATTGCAGCCGGTCTCGACGCGCACCGGAGATTTAGGGCGGGCGCCCGGGAGCGACGTCTACAACCGGCACGGCCTGACGGCCCCTATCTCGCCCTTCGAACTGAAGGCCGGGACCCTCATGCCGGCGGTCTTGCTGACGGGGGTGGATACCTCGCGGCCGGGGCCGGTGATCGCCGCCATGACCCAGAACCTTTACGACACAGTGGCCGGCCGGCACCTGCTGGCGCCCCAGGGCTCCCGGCTCATCGGGCGGCATGAAGGCGATAGCGCCTATGGCGACCGGCGCGCCTTCATCGTGTGGGAGCGGCTGATCCTGCCCAATGGCAAGAGCCTGGTGCTGGAGGCCGAGCCGGGCGTGGACGCGCGCGGCGCCGTCGGGGTGCAGGGGCGGGTCGACCGGCGTCTCGGCGCCCTGGTGATCGGGACCCTGTTCGCCGGGGCCGTCACCACCCTGGGACAGATGGCGCGCGACGAGGGCGTTCGTGGCGGGGGCTCCTTCCTCGGGGATGCCGGCGACGCCGCGGCGATCGAAGGGGCGCGGGTCGGCGGCCGCCTGATCGACCGGGAACTGGAGGTGCGGCCCGTGGTGCGCGTGCAGGCGGGCGAGCGCGTCCAGGTGATGATCACCCGCGACCTGATCCTGGAGCCTTACAGATGA
- a CDS encoding S26 family signal peptidase, with product MLLLKRVAAVDGDVVCREGERVFTPAGEARVLGQDRRGAVLSAWAGCRRLEADEVFLLGEAAESFDSRYFGPVNRRELRGVFTAVATW from the coding sequence ATGCTCCTGCTCAAACGGGTGGCGGCCGTGGACGGCGACGTGGTCTGCCGGGAGGGCGAGCGGGTGTTCACCCCGGCAGGCGAGGCGAGGGTGCTTGGGCAGGACAGGCGCGGGGCTGTCCTGTCGGCATGGGCAGGGTGCCGTCGGCTTGAGGCGGATGAGGTCTTCCTGCTGGGGGAGGCTGCAGAGAGTTTCGACAGCCGCTATTTCGGCCCGGTGAATCGCCGCGAACTCAGGGGCGTCTTCACGGCGGTGGCGACATGGTGA
- a CDS encoding lytic transglycosylase domain-containing protein: MFGAPTVVILETVDEEIVRIPDLDPPYREAIAAAAARHGLDAKLLHALVLTESAYRPNAVSPAGAAGLTQLMPGTARDLGVEDRFDPVENLRGGADYLARQLRRFQDVRLALAAFNAGPARVASLGRVPRIRETEQYVESVIECYLALSAGRVVTNSRQCRREGAP; encoded by the coding sequence ATGTTCGGCGCGCCGACCGTCGTGATCCTTGAGACGGTCGATGAGGAGATCGTCCGCATTCCCGATCTGGATCCGCCCTATCGCGAGGCGATCGCGGCGGCGGCGGCCCGCCATGGACTGGACGCCAAGCTGCTCCACGCTCTCGTTTTGACAGAAAGCGCCTATCGGCCGAACGCTGTCTCCCCGGCCGGAGCGGCGGGCCTGACGCAACTCATGCCGGGGACAGCGCGGGACCTCGGCGTCGAGGATCGCTTCGACCCGGTTGAGAACCTGCGCGGCGGCGCGGACTACCTGGCGCGCCAGCTCAGGCGTTTTCAGGACGTCAGGCTGGCTCTGGCTGCGTTTAACGCCGGGCCGGCCAGAGTAGCCTCCCTCGGGCGCGTCCCTCGCATAAGGGAGACCGAACAGTACGTTGAATCTGTTATTGAATGCTATCTCGCCTTGAGCGCCGGCCGGGTCGTCACGAACTCACGCCAGTGCCGGCGGGAGGGCGCGCCATGA